From one Bacteroides fragilis NCTC 9343 genomic stretch:
- a CDS encoding ribonuclease HII — translation MLLPWLNEELIEAGCDEAGRGCLAGAVYAAAVILPKDFENELLNDSKQLSEKQRYALREVIERDAVAWAVGIVSPEEIDKINILNASFLAMHRAVDRLKTRPQHLLIDGNRFKKYPDIPHTTVIKGDGKYLSIAAASILAKTYRDDYMNKLHQEFPCYDWEHNKGYPTKKHRAAIAGHGTTPYHRMTFNLLGDGQLELFSK, via the coding sequence ATGCTCTTACCCTGGTTAAACGAAGAACTGATAGAAGCCGGTTGTGATGAAGCCGGACGCGGTTGTCTGGCAGGTGCGGTTTATGCTGCTGCCGTTATCTTACCGAAAGATTTTGAGAATGAATTGTTGAATGACTCCAAGCAGTTGTCGGAGAAGCAGCGATATGCTTTGCGCGAAGTGATTGAGCGGGATGCGGTTGCCTGGGCCGTCGGCATTGTTTCGCCCGAAGAGATTGATAAGATAAACATCCTGAATGCATCGTTTCTCGCCATGCACCGGGCGGTAGACCGGCTGAAAACCCGTCCTCAGCATCTGCTGATCGATGGAAACCGTTTCAAGAAGTACCCCGACATACCTCATACTACTGTTATAAAGGGAGATGGCAAATATCTTTCGATAGCTGCTGCTTCTATCCTTGCCAAAACTTATCGTGATGACTACATGAACAAACTGCATCAGGAATTCCCATGTTATGACTGGGAGCATAACAAAGGTTATCCTACGAAAAAGCACCGTGCGGCTATTGCCGGGCACGGTACTACTCCGTATCATCGCATGACTTTCAATCTGTTGGGCGACGGACAGTTGGAATTGTTCTCAAAATAA
- a CDS encoding magnesium transporter CorA family protein, whose product MRTYLYCEAGFVEKAQWLPNSWVNVVCPDSSDFKFLTETLKVPESFLNDIADTDERPRTETEGNWLLTILRIPVQNAQSSIPYTTVPIGIITNNEIIVSVCYHQTDMIPDFIEHTRRKGIEVRNKLDLIFRLIYSSAVWFLKYLKQINIDITAAEKELERSIRNEDLLRLMKLQKTLVYFNTSIRGNEVMIGKLKTIFQDTDYLDEELVEDVIIELKQAFNTVNIYSDILTGTMDAFASIISNNVNAIMKRMTSLSITLMIPTLIASFYGMNVDIHLEEMPHAFLLIILVSVFLSALSFVIFRKIKWF is encoded by the coding sequence ATGAGAACATATCTTTATTGTGAGGCCGGCTTTGTGGAAAAAGCACAATGGCTTCCTAACAGCTGGGTCAATGTAGTATGCCCGGACAGCAGTGATTTCAAATTCCTGACCGAAACCCTGAAAGTTCCTGAATCTTTTTTAAATGACATCGCCGATACCGACGAACGTCCGCGTACGGAAACGGAAGGCAACTGGTTGCTGACCATACTGCGTATACCGGTCCAGAACGCTCAAAGCAGTATCCCTTATACCACCGTACCCATCGGCATCATCACCAACAATGAAATCATTGTTTCTGTGTGCTATCATCAGACGGATATGATTCCCGATTTCATCGAACATACCCGCCGGAAAGGCATCGAAGTACGCAATAAGCTCGACTTGATTTTCCGACTGATCTACTCTTCGGCTGTCTGGTTCCTGAAGTATCTGAAACAGATAAATATAGACATCACCGCTGCCGAGAAAGAACTGGAACGAAGCATCCGAAACGAGGACCTGCTGCGATTGATGAAGTTACAGAAGACACTGGTCTATTTTAATACTTCCATTCGTGGCAATGAAGTGATGATCGGCAAGTTGAAAACCATCTTTCAGGATACCGATTATCTGGATGAAGAGTTAGTGGAGGACGTGATCATTGAACTGAAGCAGGCATTCAATACGGTCAACATCTACAGTGACATTCTCACCGGAACCATGGACGCCTTTGCATCCATCATCTCCAATAATGTGAATGCGATCATGAAACGTATGACAAGTCTTTCCATTACATTGATGATCCCCACGTTAATAGCCAGTTTCTACGGCATGAACGTAGACATACATCTTGAGGAGATGCCGCATGCCTTCCTGCTGATCATCCTGGTATCCGTATTCCTGTCTGCCCTCTCCTTTGTGATCTTCAGAAAGATAAAGTGGTTTTAA
- the gpmI gene encoding 2,3-bisphosphoglycerate-independent phosphoglycerate mutase, protein MSKKALLMILDGWGLGDHGKDDVIFNTATPYWDYLMETYPHSQLQASGENVGLPDGQMGNSEVGHLNIGAGRVVYQDLVKINLSCRDNSILKNPEIVSAFSYAKENGKNVHFMGLTSDGGVHSSLDHLFKLCDIAKEYNIENTFVHCFMDGRDTDPKSGKGFIEQLEAHCAKSAGKVASIIGRYYAMDRDKRWERVKEAYDLLVNGIGKKATDMVQAMQESYDEGVTDEFIKPIVNAGVDGTIKEGDVVIFFNYRNDRAKELTVVLTQQDMPEAGMHTIPGLQYYCMTPYDASFKGVHILFDKENVVNTLGEYLAANGKKQLHIAETEKYAHVTFFFNGGRETPYDNEDRILVPSPKVATYDLKPEMSAYEVKDKLVAAINENKYDFIVVNYANGDMVGHTGIYEAIEKAVVAVDACVKDTIEAAKAQGYEAIIIADHGNADHALNEDGTPNTAHSLNPVPCVYVTENKEAKVADGRLADVAPTILHILDMVQPAEMTGCNLIK, encoded by the coding sequence ATGAGTAAGAAAGCCCTTTTAATGATTCTTGATGGTTGGGGATTAGGCGACCACGGGAAAGATGACGTAATCTTCAACACTGCTACTCCTTACTGGGATTATCTGATGGAGACCTATCCTCACTCTCAGTTACAGGCCAGCGGTGAAAACGTAGGTTTACCCGACGGACAGATGGGTAACTCGGAAGTGGGTCACCTCAATATCGGCGCAGGACGCGTAGTTTATCAGGATTTGGTGAAAATCAACCTCTCTTGTCGTGACAACAGCATCCTGAAGAACCCGGAGATCGTTTCAGCTTTCTCTTACGCAAAAGAAAACGGAAAGAATGTTCATTTTATGGGACTGACTTCGGATGGTGGCGTACATAGCTCTCTGGACCATCTGTTCAAACTTTGCGATATTGCTAAAGAATATAATATTGAGAACACTTTCGTTCATTGCTTTATGGATGGACGTGACACAGACCCGAAGAGCGGTAAAGGCTTTATCGAACAACTGGAAGCGCATTGCGCCAAGTCTGCCGGTAAAGTGGCTTCCATCATTGGCCGTTATTATGCTATGGACCGTGACAAACGCTGGGAACGTGTGAAAGAAGCGTATGACCTGCTGGTAAACGGCATTGGTAAGAAAGCTACCGACATGGTGCAGGCTATGCAGGAATCTTATGATGAAGGGGTAACAGACGAGTTTATCAAACCGATTGTGAATGCCGGTGTAGACGGTACTATCAAAGAAGGTGACGTGGTGATCTTCTTCAACTACCGTAACGACCGTGCCAAAGAACTGACTGTAGTTTTGACCCAACAGGATATGCCGGAAGCAGGCATGCACACAATACCGGGATTGCAGTACTACTGTATGACTCCGTACGATGCTTCGTTCAAGGGTGTGCATATCTTGTTCGATAAGGAAAACGTGGTTAATACGTTGGGCGAGTATCTGGCTGCTAACGGAAAGAAACAGCTTCATATTGCCGAAACAGAGAAATATGCTCACGTAACATTCTTCTTTAACGGTGGTCGTGAAACTCCGTATGATAACGAAGACCGCATCCTGGTTCCGTCTCCGAAAGTTGCAACTTACGACTTGAAACCGGAGATGAGTGCCTATGAAGTGAAAGATAAACTGGTGGCTGCCATCAACGAGAATAAATATGACTTTATCGTGGTGAACTATGCCAATGGTGATATGGTAGGTCATACCGGTATTTACGAAGCTATCGAGAAAGCGGTAGTTGCCGTAGACGCGTGTGTGAAAGATACCATTGAAGCAGCCAAAGCTCAAGGTTACGAAGCTATCATCATTGCCGATCATGGTAACGCTGACCATGCTTTGAATGAAGACGGTACCCCGAATACGGCTCACTCTTTGAATCCTGTACCTTGTGTATACGTGACAGAGAATAAAGAAGCGAAAGTGGCAGACGGACGTTTGGCAGATGTGGCGCCTACCATCCTGCATATTTTGGATATGGTTCAACCGGCTGAGATGACAGGTTGCAATTTGATTAAATAA
- a CDS encoding sensor histidine kinase — MKQLILSGMFVVCGLSVSLASEKWAVDSINWHRAEQKMQEKDFQDAALTYKELITKGDSLFVDYAGRHVEDMREQYSIDELDLQNGMQQKKIWKLVFITILCLVVLLFVGLLYLRRAERKLLFSREELQKAKRLAEESVRNKSVFLSNMSHEIKTPLNALAGFSEILITPGIDDEVRAQCNDVIRLNSDLLLHLVNDVVDVSCLDVANMRFSVVPHEVVALCRNVVEMLRNIKQTSAEMIFETELSALEMETDPCRLQQVLINLLVNATKFTKEGYITLTLRINEAGVPEFMVTDTGCGIPLENQEAVFSRFEKLNEGIQGTGLGLPICKLIINRMGGDIRVDSTYSKGARFIFTHPLKQEENR; from the coding sequence ATGAAACAGCTTATATTGTCAGGGATGTTCGTTGTATGTGGATTGTCCGTATCCCTTGCTTCTGAAAAGTGGGCTGTGGATAGCATAAACTGGCATCGTGCAGAGCAGAAAATGCAAGAGAAGGATTTTCAGGATGCAGCACTGACATATAAGGAATTGATTACGAAAGGAGATTCTTTGTTTGTGGATTATGCCGGCCGGCATGTTGAGGATATGCGTGAACAATATTCCATTGACGAGTTGGACTTACAAAACGGAATGCAGCAGAAGAAAATATGGAAATTGGTGTTTATCACCATTCTATGTCTGGTCGTTTTGTTATTCGTAGGACTTCTCTATTTGAGGAGAGCGGAGAGAAAACTTCTATTTTCCAGAGAAGAGTTGCAAAAGGCAAAAAGGCTGGCCGAAGAGTCTGTCCGTAATAAGAGCGTATTTCTTTCCAATATGAGCCATGAGATAAAAACTCCCTTAAATGCGTTGGCAGGTTTCTCTGAAATTTTGATTACTCCGGGAATTGACGATGAAGTTCGTGCGCAGTGTAATGACGTGATCAGGTTAAACTCCGATTTATTGTTGCATTTGGTAAATGACGTAGTCGATGTTTCGTGTCTGGATGTGGCAAATATGAGATTCTCCGTGGTTCCGCATGAGGTGGTGGCTTTATGCCGGAATGTGGTGGAGATGCTGAGAAATATCAAACAGACTTCTGCGGAGATGATTTTTGAGACAGAATTGTCTGCTTTGGAAATGGAAACTGATCCGTGCAGGCTCCAGCAAGTGTTGATCAACCTACTGGTCAATGCTACAAAATTTACGAAGGAGGGATATATCACATTGACATTGCGGATAAATGAAGCTGGGGTACCTGAGTTTATGGTAACGGATACCGGGTGTGGAATTCCCCTTGAAAATCAAGAGGCTGTATTCAGTCGGTTCGAAAAACTCAATGAAGGCATCCAGGGTACAGGGCTGGGGCTGCCTATCTGTAAGCTGATCATTAATCGTATGGGAGGAGACATCCGGGTTGACTCCACTTATAGCAAAGGGGCCCGTTTTATTTTTACTCACCCTTTGAAACAGGAGGAAAACCGATGA
- a CDS encoding tetratricopeptide repeat-containing sensor histidine kinase gives MKRLVVLLFGLVGAALFMSAANSGDRVLRDSIFHVYRSMPADTTRTVFAKEAAMGHVKESWALELLDSALVFAREIKDVEGELELQYGIFRYYTFRMDGENMEKTCATLREACYRYKKYDNYFLALHYVLQLKGSEGDTEYAILESRKMREEAVRLHVDRGVFLSYITEGKSYVFARNTEKAIEQYLKALEIEGTTFGDKLMVHGYLASSYYLKDKYKEALGELKAQRQLIDGVIKKKPSMLGVYRSTLLTIELMYCKIYLGMVDADPLWIHLNEAAKFYDDDCFSATAVNYHFSWAGYYYLRQDWERCFPEFERTLAAFKGTQPMYEIEIRRIMGDAYVDAGRYEEAARTYKTAAVMCDSVNKATLRMNEETVEANYRIRKALLDKELGEKRFLQVAVVGLSLFVVLLVWGVIRLIRIRGELVKSQKEMAESYAVVVATDKMKEFFLRNITDEIRVPLDTVVELSDRLCRETNLKQEKQQEYSATIKKCASKLIGLIFNVLDLARLESGMMKFVVEEYDVVQLCTDARLMVEMQTENRTKVDLHTEPDMLLIDVDTTWFMKMLASVLKYPEESEGLFRVKFILSRPSEDYLQIKVVNSPIFMTAESEKEFDVLHTINRLYLETFQGSYQLLEESGERMIIITYPVS, from the coding sequence ATGAAGAGACTGGTTGTTCTATTGTTTGGTTTGGTCGGTGCCGCCTTGTTTATGTCGGCTGCCAATTCGGGTGATCGTGTACTGCGTGACAGTATCTTTCATGTCTATCGGTCGATGCCTGCCGACACCACTCGGACCGTTTTTGCGAAAGAGGCTGCAATGGGACACGTTAAAGAAAGCTGGGCGTTGGAGTTACTGGATTCGGCATTGGTGTTTGCCCGGGAGATAAAAGATGTGGAGGGTGAGTTGGAACTCCAATACGGGATTTTTCGTTACTATACGTTCAGGATGGACGGTGAGAATATGGAAAAGACGTGTGCCACCCTGAGGGAAGCGTGTTATCGTTATAAGAAATATGACAACTATTTTCTGGCTTTGCATTATGTGCTCCAGTTGAAGGGATCGGAGGGGGACACGGAGTATGCCATTCTTGAATCGAGAAAGATGCGTGAAGAAGCTGTGCGTTTGCATGTCGACCGTGGAGTGTTTTTGTCATATATCACGGAGGGAAAGTCGTATGTTTTCGCGCGAAATACGGAAAAAGCAATCGAACAGTATCTGAAGGCACTTGAGATTGAAGGAACGACTTTCGGGGACAAACTCATGGTACATGGATATCTGGCGAGTTCCTATTACCTGAAAGATAAATATAAGGAGGCTCTTGGAGAATTGAAAGCACAACGGCAATTGATTGACGGAGTAATTAAGAAAAAGCCGTCTATGCTTGGAGTGTACAGATCTACTCTGTTGACCATCGAGTTGATGTATTGCAAGATTTATCTGGGCATGGTCGACGCAGATCCTTTGTGGATACATCTCAATGAAGCTGCCAAATTTTATGATGATGACTGTTTTTCGGCTACAGCAGTCAATTATCACTTTTCTTGGGCGGGATATTATTATTTAAGACAGGACTGGGAACGATGTTTCCCTGAATTTGAACGTACATTGGCTGCTTTTAAGGGTACTCAGCCTATGTATGAGATCGAGATTCGGAGAATAATGGGAGATGCCTATGTGGATGCCGGCCGATATGAAGAGGCTGCCCGGACTTATAAAACAGCGGCTGTGATGTGCGATTCTGTAAATAAAGCTACTTTGCGGATGAATGAAGAGACGGTGGAGGCCAACTATCGTATCCGGAAAGCTTTGCTTGACAAAGAATTGGGAGAGAAGCGCTTTTTGCAAGTGGCGGTAGTAGGATTGTCTCTGTTTGTTGTTTTGTTGGTGTGGGGAGTGATACGCTTGATCCGGATTCGGGGAGAGTTGGTGAAATCTCAGAAGGAAATGGCGGAATCGTATGCCGTGGTCGTAGCAACCGATAAGATGAAAGAGTTTTTTTTGCGGAACATTACAGATGAAATACGGGTTCCTCTGGATACTGTGGTGGAATTGTCTGACCGCCTGTGCCGGGAGACGAATTTGAAACAGGAAAAACAGCAGGAGTATTCTGCAACAATCAAGAAGTGTGCTTCAAAACTGATTGGCCTGATATTCAATGTGCTGGACCTTGCCCGATTAGAATCGGGAATGATGAAGTTTGTGGTAGAGGAGTATGATGTGGTTCAGTTATGTACCGATGCCAGGCTGATGGTGGAGATGCAAACTGAAAATAGAACGAAAGTTGATTTACACACGGAACCGGATATGCTGCTGATCGATGTGGATACCACCTGGTTTATGAAAATGCTTGCTTCTGTGCTAAAATATCCCGAAGAAAGTGAGGGGCTTTTCAGGGTGAAGTTCATCTTGTCCCGCCCAAGCGAGGATTATTTGCAAATTAAAGTTGTAAACAGCCCCATTTTTATGACTGCCGAAAGTGAAAAGGAGTTTGATGTTTTGCATACTATCAATCGGCTGTACTTAGAAACTTTCCAAGGTAGCTATCAGTTACTCGAAGAGAGTGGTGAGCGGATGATTATCATTACATATCCTGTGTCATGA
- a CDS encoding DUF3109 family protein has product MIQIDNVVVSLDVLREKFVCNLDACKGECCIEGDAGAPVELEEVEKLEEVLPVVWDELSPEARAVIDKQGVVYTDRDGDLVTSIVNGKDCVFTCYDEKGYCYCAIEKAYRGGKTDFYKPVSCHLYPIRVGNYGPYQAVNYHRWDVCKAAVLLGKKENVPVYRFLKEPLIRKFGKEWYDELEIAVKELQDRGMI; this is encoded by the coding sequence ATGATTCAAATAGACAACGTTGTTGTGAGCCTGGATGTGCTTCGCGAGAAGTTTGTGTGCAACTTGGATGCCTGTAAAGGTGAGTGTTGCATTGAAGGTGATGCCGGGGCTCCGGTAGAACTGGAAGAGGTGGAGAAATTGGAAGAGGTGCTTCCGGTTGTTTGGGATGAACTGTCGCCCGAAGCTCGTGCGGTAATAGATAAGCAAGGCGTGGTATATACCGATCGGGACGGTGATCTGGTGACCTCCATTGTGAATGGCAAAGACTGTGTATTTACTTGTTACGATGAAAAGGGGTATTGCTATTGCGCCATCGAGAAAGCATATCGGGGAGGAAAAACAGACTTTTATAAACCGGTGTCTTGCCATCTGTATCCTATACGGGTAGGCAATTACGGACCTTATCAGGCAGTGAATTACCATCGTTGGGATGTATGTAAGGCTGCTGTATTGTTGGGTAAAAAGGAGAATGTTCCGGTCTATCGCTTCCTGAAGGAGCCGTTGATTCGTAAATTCGGTAAGGAGTGGTATGATGAACTGGAGATTGCGGTAAAAGAATTGCAGGATAGAGGGATGATATGA
- a CDS encoding AsmA family protein: MNRQVKKTLKISGITLGTVLLVLLVAIAFVINFIVTPKKLTPVVLDAANQTLNAHLDMESVELTFFSTFPQFGLKVKNGSLVSKALNDSSWCKTDSLLSFKECVLTVNPIAYLTENRIVVHNLSLEEVAVYAYRNKAGKANWEVTRASADTIPADTASTDFNSEIDIRNIELKHANLVFDDRNTDIYSRIDDANLKLRLSLTKGISTLGLKFDNKNILFWQQGELLVNKIATSLRTDIMVDRQTAVWKLKDTELDVNGIRLDVNGTFRRDTVAKTIGMDLEYGLHAPSMETVLRMIPKSYVKDSKVSAKGEVTVSGRVRGVYGDKKLPAVSLKIGIKEASAQYKDLPYGIDEVTADFDAYVDLMRHQPSYLNLKIFHFKGAHTEVLADAKVDDLLDDPLITFHTQSTVDLDALAKTFPLQESVTITGKLDADMGMKCRLSTLKKQDIGRMKLGGKLELKDFELKDTAKDFDFLGNATFRFRDNETLQAQMDVRKLVLRSRFLSSDIERLVANVSSTNPQDTNRIVSLQCDMEVSKLRASMGDSIKLYSARTKAQAALGPQEVDVTKPAIDFSLRADSLFFSAAGTRMAMNVAGIKMKADKLNDSLWMPKGIVGFNRLRFRTPEFGLPIRMSKTAVTVDGPKITLKNASVRIGRSNMTATGDMMGVYRAMTKGEKLTAHLSLTSDLIDCNQLINSLSFPEDTTEVLTDSVPSEMKLFVIPRNIDFELQTDLKKVIFEKMLFENVHGAVDIKNQAIHLEDLSIRALDADMKAVMVYKAGSPRGGYAGFDFKIRNINIAKLVDFVPALDTIVPMLRSFKGRVMFDVAADARLDSAMNIRIPTLRSAIHIKGDSLVLMDGETFAEISKMLMFKNKKENVFDSISVNVTVHDGNVTVYPFLVEIDRYKAAVGGEQGLDMNFNYHISILKSPLPFKAGVNISGNLDKMKFRIGKAKYKDAVTPAAVHRVDSTRMNMGNEIVNRFRRVVLGRQPR; the protein is encoded by the coding sequence ATGAACAGACAGGTAAAGAAAACACTTAAGATCAGCGGCATCACGTTGGGAACAGTTCTTTTGGTGCTGCTTGTTGCCATTGCTTTTGTGATTAATTTCATCGTAACTCCGAAGAAGCTGACTCCGGTGGTGCTGGATGCTGCCAATCAGACTCTGAATGCACACCTGGATATGGAGAGCGTAGAGTTGACTTTCTTTTCAACTTTCCCACAGTTCGGATTGAAGGTGAAGAACGGTAGTTTGGTGTCTAAAGCCTTGAATGATAGTAGCTGGTGCAAAACCGATTCGTTACTGTCTTTCAAGGAATGTGTGCTGACCGTCAACCCGATAGCATATTTGACGGAAAATCGCATTGTTGTTCACAATCTTTCGTTGGAAGAGGTAGCTGTATATGCCTACCGGAATAAAGCCGGGAAAGCCAATTGGGAGGTAACCCGTGCATCGGCCGATACGATACCGGCCGATACTGCATCGACCGATTTTAATAGTGAGATTGATATCCGGAATATAGAACTCAAACATGCCAATCTTGTTTTCGATGATCGGAATACGGATATTTACTCACGCATCGATGATGCTAATCTGAAGTTGAGGCTTTCGCTGACAAAGGGTATTTCTACTTTAGGGTTGAAATTTGACAACAAAAATATTCTTTTCTGGCAGCAGGGAGAACTGTTGGTCAATAAGATAGCTACTTCTTTACGGACAGATATTATGGTGGACAGGCAGACAGCTGTCTGGAAACTGAAGGATACGGAACTCGATGTGAATGGTATCCGGCTGGATGTAAACGGAACTTTCCGGCGGGATACCGTGGCGAAGACAATCGGTATGGATCTGGAATATGGTTTGCATGCCCCTTCGATGGAGACGGTGTTGCGGATGATTCCGAAATCGTATGTGAAGGACAGTAAAGTCTCGGCTAAAGGTGAAGTTACCGTTAGCGGTAGGGTGAGGGGTGTGTATGGTGACAAAAAGTTGCCTGCCGTTTCACTCAAGATCGGTATCAAAGAGGCTTCGGCACAATATAAGGATTTGCCATACGGTATTGATGAGGTAACGGCAGATTTTGATGCGTATGTCGACTTGATGCGTCATCAGCCTTCGTATCTAAACCTGAAAATATTCCATTTTAAAGGGGCGCATACTGAAGTTTTGGCCGATGCGAAGGTAGACGATTTGCTGGATGATCCGTTGATTACTTTCCATACCCAGTCGACTGTCGACCTGGATGCACTGGCTAAAACCTTTCCATTGCAGGAAAGCGTGACAATCACGGGAAAACTGGATGCGGATATGGGAATGAAGTGCCGCCTTTCTACTTTGAAGAAGCAGGATATCGGGCGCATGAAGTTGGGAGGCAAACTTGAATTGAAAGATTTTGAATTGAAGGATACTGCTAAGGATTTCGATTTTCTAGGTAATGCTACTTTCCGTTTCCGTGATAATGAAACCTTGCAGGCGCAGATGGATGTCCGTAAACTGGTGTTGAGAAGCCGTTTTCTCTCTTCTGACATCGAACGGTTGGTTGCCAATGTTTCTTCGACTAATCCGCAGGATACCAACCGCATTGTCTCTTTGCAGTGCGATATGGAGGTCAGTAAGCTCCGTGCTTCGATGGGCGATTCTATAAAGTTATACAGTGCCCGTACAAAAGCACAAGCTGCACTGGGGCCTCAGGAGGTGGATGTAACGAAGCCGGCGATTGATTTTTCACTTCGTGCCGATTCGCTTTTCTTCAGTGCGGCAGGAACTCGCATGGCTATGAATGTGGCGGGCATCAAGATGAAGGCTGATAAGCTGAATGACTCCCTGTGGATGCCTAAAGGGATTGTTGGGTTCAATCGCTTACGTTTCCGTACGCCGGAATTCGGCTTGCCTATTCGCATGTCAAAAACAGCGGTGACGGTGGATGGCCCGAAGATTACTTTAAAGAATGCTTCTGTCCGTATCGGACGCTCCAATATGACGGCTACAGGCGATATGATGGGTGTTTACAGGGCAATGACGAAAGGAGAGAAGTTGACGGCACATTTGTCTCTTACGTCTGATCTGATCGATTGTAATCAGTTGATTAATTCTCTTTCTTTCCCCGAGGATACTACGGAAGTGCTTACCGACAGCGTACCTTCGGAGATGAAATTGTTTGTGATTCCCCGAAATATAGATTTTGAATTACAAACAGATCTGAAGAAGGTCATTTTTGAGAAAATGCTGTTTGAGAATGTACATGGAGCGGTAGATATTAAGAATCAGGCCATACATCTGGAAGATCTTTCAATACGTGCCCTCGATGCCGATATGAAGGCTGTGATGGTCTATAAGGCCGGTAGTCCCCGCGGCGGATATGCCGGTTTTGATTTTAAGATCCGAAACATCAATATTGCGAAGCTGGTCGACTTTGTTCCTGCACTCGATACGATAGTGCCTATGCTTCGTTCTTTCAAGGGCCGGGTTATGTTTGATGTTGCTGCCGATGCCCGTTTGGATTCGGCAATGAATATCCGTATCCCCACTCTGCGTTCGGCCATTCACATCAAAGGAGACAGCCTGGTCCTGATGGATGGTGAAACCTTTGCTGAGATCTCAAAGATGTTGATGTTTAAGAATAAAAAAGAGAATGTATTCGATAGTATCTCTGTCAATGTGACGGTACACGACGGTAATGTGACCGTCTATCCTTTCCTGGTAGAGATAGACCGTTATAAAGCTGCTGTTGGAGGTGAGCAAGGATTAGATATGAACTTTAACTATCACATCTCCATCTTGAAGTCTCCGTTGCCGTTTAAAGCGGGAGTGAATATTTCGGGCAATCTGGACAAAATGAAGTTCCGTATAGGTAAGGCCAAATATAAGGATGCGGTTACCCCTGCTGCGGTACATCGGGTGGATAGTACCCGCATGAATATGGGCAATGAGATTGTTAATCGTTTCCGACGAGTAGTATTGGGACGACAACCTCGATAA